From the Corythoichthys intestinalis isolate RoL2023-P3 chromosome 15, ASM3026506v1, whole genome shotgun sequence genome, one window contains:
- the gmfb gene encoding glia maturation factor beta has product MSETLVVCDVDEDLKEKLRKFRLRKETNNAAIVMKIDKEKQLVILEEEHEDISLDDLKDELPERQPRFVVYSYKYQHDDGRVSYPLCFIFSSPVGCKPEQQMMYAGSKNKLVTTTEMTKVFEIRNTEDLTEEWLREKLRFFR; this is encoded by the exons ATG AGTGAGACACTGGTAGTGTGTGACGTGGATGAAGATCTTAAAGAGAAGTTGAGGAAGTTCCGTCTCCGCAAGGAAACGAACAATGCAGCTATCGTCA TGAAGATCGATAAAGAAAAACAGCTTGTGATCCTGGAGGAAGAACACGAG GACATTTCTCTTGACGACCTGAAAGACGAGCTCCCGGAGAGACAGCCCCGATTTGTGGTGTACAGTTACAAATACCAACATGATGACGGGCGCGTGTCCTATCCACTTTGCTTCATTTTCTCCAGCCCCGTGG GTTGCAAACCGGAGCAGCAGATGATGTACGCGGGCAGTAAAAACAAGCTGGTGACTACTACTGAAATGACAAAG GTGTTCGAGATCCGGAACACTGAGGACCTGACGGAGGAATGGCTGCGGGAGAAACTCCGCTTTTTCCGCTGA